GCGGGCCGCCTCGGCAGCCAGCGCGCCCCGGCCGGCGGCGTCGACGGGAGCCAATCTCCGTGAACCGCCACGCGTCGCGCAGCAACACAGGGAGTAGCCAAACCACAGACTGGAGGGCGTGCCATGCGCCTGTTGCTCAAGTTCAACCTGATCTTCCTGCTTGTCTTCGTCGCCGGCGTGCTCGGCGCCGGCAAGGTCTCCCATGACATGCTGCAAAGCAATGCCAAACAGGAAGTGCTGGACCACGCGCGCCTGACGATGGAGAAGGCGACGGCGATCCGCGCCTATACCCAGGAACAGATCCGCCCGCTGCTCGAAACGCAGATGAAGTACACCTTCCTGCCGCAGACGGTGCCGGCCTACTCCGCCACCGAAGTGCTGGCGACGCTGGCCAAGACCTTCCCCGACTACACGTACAAGGAAGCGACCCTGAACCCGACCAACCCGCGCGACCGGGCCGTGGACTGGGAGGCCGACATCGTGAACCGCTTTCGCAACCAGGCCAACCAGAAGGAGTTCGTCGGCGAGCGCGAATCGGGCACCGGTCGCACGCTCTACATCGCGCGCCCCCTGCGCATCACCAACCCCGCCTGCCTGGCCTGCCACAGCACGGTCGAGGCGGCGCCGCGCACCCTGATCGACAAGTACGGTCCGGCCAACGGCTTCGGCTGGCAGATGAACGAAGTGATCGGCGCGCAGGTGGTGTCGGTGCCCATGTCGGTGCCGCTGGCGCGCGCCGAGCAGGCGTTCCGGGTGTTCATGGCCTCGCTCATCGGCATCTTCGTGGCCATCGGCATCGTGCTGAACCTGATGCTCTACCTGCTCGTGATCCGGCCGGTGACGGCGCTGTCGAAGCTGGCCAACCGCGTGAGCCTGGGCGAACAGGACGTGCCGCCCTTCGCGACCCGCCGGCGCGACGAGATCGGCAAGCTGGCGCAGGCCTTCGAGCGCATGCGCCACAGCCTCGACCAGGCGATGAAGATGCTCGACGCCTGAGGTCCACGCCGCGTATGCCCGCACCCGTCCCGTCGCATGTCGGTCCGTACCTGATCCGCGGGGTGATCGGCTCGGGCGCGATGGGCGTGGTGTACCTGGCGCACGACCCGGCCATCGACCGCGCGGTGGTGATCAAGACCATCCATCGGCGGCTGCTCGAATCGAGCGATGACGAACCGGGCGTGGCCGCGCGCTTCCGGGTGGAAGCGCAGGCGGCCGGGCGGCTGACGCATCGCAACATCGTCTCGGTCTACCAGTTCGGCGAAGACGAGGACTGCGCTTACATCGTGATGGAGTACGTCCCCGGGCGGAACCTGCGTGACTACATCCATGCGCCGCGCAAGCTCGACGTGCCGCAGGTCCTGTGCGTGATGCTGCAGCTCCTCGACGGCCTGCACTACGCCCACGAGCGCGGCGTGGTGCACCGTGACATCAAGCCGGCCAACCTGCTGATCGCGGACGACGGGCGGCTCAAGATCACCGACTTCGGCATCGCGCGCACCGAATCGTCGCAACTCACCCGCGCCAATTTCGTCGTCGGCTCTCCCGGCTACATCGCGCCCGAGCAGTACACCGACCGCAGCGTGGACCGGCGCGTCGATGTGTTCTCGGCCGGCGTGCTGCTCTACCAGATGCTCAGCGGCACGACGCCGTTTGCCGGCACCGACGAGGCGATCATGTACAAGATCGTCTACGAGCCGCACAAGCCCCTGACCGAGGTGACGAAGGACGCCGCGCTACAGCCCTTCGATGCGGTGATCGACCTGGCGCTGGCGAAGAATCCGGCGCAGCGCTATTCGAGCGCCCTGGCGATGCGAACGGCGCTGAAGCTGCTCGCCCCGGATGGCGTGCCGGACCTGCTTCCGGCCGAGATCGTGCTCCCGCCTGCGCTCGATGGATTCGAGGCGAGGCCGGGCGACTCGTCCGGCCCTGCCCGCCAGGCGCCGCCGGTCGCCTCGCAGCCCGGCTCGGCGCCGCCTTCCGCGGCCAGGTCGCAGCCCGGCACCGGCCCGCCTTCGGCGCCCGTGCCGACCGGCTGGGACAGCGAGGCGCTGGCCGAGATCGAACGCGAGCTGGCCGTGCATGTCGGCCCGGTGGCTCGCGTGGTGGTGCGCCGCGCGGCGCGGGGCTTGAGCTCGGTGGCGGCGGTCCGGCACGCCGTCGCGGCCACGATCATCGACATCGACGCGCGCGAGCGCTTCCTGGCCAAGGCGGGCGCGCTGCGCAAGAGCGCAGTCCCGGCCACGGCCGGCCAGGCCCCTGCCTCGACGGCCGGAGGGGAACCGGTCAGCGGGCTGCCGATGCAAGGCGGCGACGTCGACAAGGCGGCCGCCGCGCTCCTTCCTTCGCTGGGACCGATCGCGCGGGTCGTCGCCAAACGCTGCGCCGCGACCTCGAATACCCGTGAGCAATTTGTCGCCAGCGTGCTCGAACAGCTCGCGCCCAGCGTCGACGCCCGCCGCGTGCAGGCCGACCTGTGGCGCGCACTCGGTTGAGTTCCACATGATCGCGCTGCGTGTCAC
Above is a window of Ramlibacter tataouinensis DNA encoding:
- a CDS encoding DUF3365 domain-containing protein, whose translation is MRLLLKFNLIFLLVFVAGVLGAGKVSHDMLQSNAKQEVLDHARLTMEKATAIRAYTQEQIRPLLETQMKYTFLPQTVPAYSATEVLATLAKTFPDYTYKEATLNPTNPRDRAVDWEADIVNRFRNQANQKEFVGERESGTGRTLYIARPLRITNPACLACHSTVEAAPRTLIDKYGPANGFGWQMNEVIGAQVVSVPMSVPLARAEQAFRVFMASLIGIFVAIGIVLNLMLYLLVIRPVTALSKLANRVSLGEQDVPPFATRRRDEIGKLAQAFERMRHSLDQAMKMLDA
- a CDS encoding serine/threonine-protein kinase gives rise to the protein MPAPVPSHVGPYLIRGVIGSGAMGVVYLAHDPAIDRAVVIKTIHRRLLESSDDEPGVAARFRVEAQAAGRLTHRNIVSVYQFGEDEDCAYIVMEYVPGRNLRDYIHAPRKLDVPQVLCVMLQLLDGLHYAHERGVVHRDIKPANLLIADDGRLKITDFGIARTESSQLTRANFVVGSPGYIAPEQYTDRSVDRRVDVFSAGVLLYQMLSGTTPFAGTDEAIMYKIVYEPHKPLTEVTKDAALQPFDAVIDLALAKNPAQRYSSALAMRTALKLLAPDGVPDLLPAEIVLPPALDGFEARPGDSSGPARQAPPVASQPGSAPPSAARSQPGTGPPSAPVPTGWDSEALAEIERELAVHVGPVARVVVRRAARGLSSVAAVRHAVAATIIDIDARERFLAKAGALRKSAVPATAGQAPASTAGGEPVSGLPMQGGDVDKAAAALLPSLGPIARVVAKRCAATSNTREQFVASVLEQLAPSVDARRVQADLWRALG